In Nerophis ophidion isolate RoL-2023_Sa linkage group LG03, RoL_Noph_v1.0, whole genome shotgun sequence, the following are encoded in one genomic region:
- the cav1 gene encoding caveolin-1 has product MAGGLKRTDPEEECAHSPFIRKQGNIYKPNNKEEPKEDMDNDSMNEKSMMDDVHTKEIDLVNRDPKQINDDVVKVDFEDVIAEPLGTYSFDGVWKASFTTFTVTKYWFYRLLTALVGIPLALVWGIFFAILSFVHIWAVVPCIKSYMIEIHCVSRVYSICVHTFCDPLFEAMGKCFSSVRISTTKEV; this is encoded by the exons ATGGCAGGAGGACTGAAGCGCACCGATCCGGaggag GAGTGCGCGCACTCTCCGTTCATCCGCAAGCAAGGCAACATCTACAAGCCCAACAACAAGGAGGAGCCGAAGGAGGACATGGACAACGACAGCATGAACGAGAAGTCCATGATGGACGACGTGCACACCAAGGAGATCGACCTGGTCAACCGCGACCCCAAGCAGATCAACGACGACGTGGTCAAG GTGGACTTTGAGGACGTGATCGCCGAGCCGCTGGGGACGTACAGCTTCGACGGCGTGTGGAAGGCCAGCTTCACCACCTTCACGGTCACCAAGTACTGGTTCTACCGCCTGCTGACGGCGCTGGTGGGCATCCCCCTGGCACTGGTGTGGGGCATCTTCTTCGCCATCCTGTCCTTCGTGCACATCTGGGCGGTGGTGCCGTGCATCAAGAGCTACATGATCGAGATCCACTGCGTCAGCCGCGTCTACTCCATCTGCGTGCACACCTTCTGCGACCCCTTGTTCGAGGCCATGGGCAAGTGCTTCAGCAGCGTGCGGATCAGCACCACCAAGGAGGTGTAG